GAATATTGGTCCTCGGCCCATGGAGATTTTATCTATGTCTCGCCTGCCTGCGAACAGGTGACAGGGTTCCCGGCGGACGACTTCCTTGATGACCACAATCTGCTTGAGCGCCTGATCCACCATGATGATCGCCCGCTGTGGCGCGAGCACTTCAGCTGTGAGCGCCAGCAGCCGCCCGGAGGTCACCAGCGCCTAGAGTTCAGGCTGTTCGACCGCAGTGGCAAGCTGCACTGGATCGAGCACCTTTGCGCGCCAGTCTCGGGCGAGGATGGCCGCGATCTCGGGCGCCGCGGCGTCAATCGCGACATCACCGAGCGCAAGCTGGCCGAGGATGCGCGCGCGCGCAGCGATGCGCTGCTGCGCGCCACCGGGCGCATGGCGCGTGTCGGCGGTTGGGAACTGGACGCAGCAAGCGGTCAGGTTACCTGGACGGATTCGGCCCGCGAGCTGCATCAGGCGAGCGACAATTTCTCACCCAGTCTGGCCCAGCTGATTGGCTTCTTCCATCCCGAGGACCGCGACAGCGTGCATCAGGCCATCAAGCTCGGCTTGCGCGATGGAGAGCCCTTTGCGCTCGAGGCCCGGTTGACCACAGCCAAGGGCCAGGCACTGTGGGTAAGGATCGCCGGCGATCCGGTCGAGCGCGATGGCATTATCACCAAGCTGGTTGGCTCGCTGCAGGACGTTACCGAACGGGTCGAGGCGGAAAACGCGCTGCGCGAGCACGAGCAGCAGTACCGGGCCTTGTTCGAGTCGGCCAGCGAGGGCATGAGCCTGCTGGTCGATGGGCGTTTCATCAAGTTCAACCAGGCGGCCGTGCGGATGCTTGGCCATCCTGATGATTCGGCGCTGATTGGGTGTCGTCCATGGGAGATTTCACCGCCCACCCAACCGGATGGCGAGTCCTCGGTCGACAAGGCCAAGTTGCTGATGGATCAGGCATTCGAGACCGGTGGCGCGCAAGCGTACTGGGATCACATGCGCGCCGATGGCAGCACCATCGCGGTCGAGCTCAACCTGAGCCGCATCGAGCTGCAAGGAAAGCCGGCCTTGTTTGCCGCCTGGCGCGACATGACCTACGAGCGCGCGGCGCGCGAGCGTGAAGTGCGTTCGCAGACGGTGTTTGAAAAGACGTCCGAAGGGATTATCTTCACCGATGCCGATCTGCGCATCCTGATGGTAAACCCGGCTTTCACTGCCATCAGCGGCTACAGCGAGGATGAAGTTCTGGGCCAAAAGCCTAACCTGCTCAAATCCGGCCGCCATGACGACGCCTTCTATCAGGCCATGTGGGCGTCAATCAACCAAACCGGCTCCTGGCGCGGCGAGTTCTGGAACCGGCGCAAGAGCGGGGAGATTTACCCGCAGCAGTCGACCATCAGCGCGGTCCATAACGATGCGGGTGATCTGACCGGTTACATCGGCGTGTTCGGCGATATGAGCAGTCTGCGGCGCTCGGAGGAGGCACTGTATCGGCTCGCGCATCACGATATTCTGACCGGTCTGCCCAATCGTGCCTTGCTCAGCGCTAGCATGGAGCAGTCCCTGGCGCGCGCGCGCCGCAGCAAGAAATTGCTCGCGCTGTTGTATCTCGATCTTGACCTGTTCAAGAACGTGAATGAAACCCTGGGCCACCCGGTCGGCGATCGCCTGCTTCAGCAGGTCGCTGCGGCGATGCAAAAAGCGATTGGCGACAGCTGTCTGATCGCCCGCGTCGGCGGCGACGAGTTCATGGTGGTGGCCGAGGATCTGACCGAACCCAGCATCGCGGGGCGACTGGCGGCGCGGATTCTGAACTGTTTTGCCGAGCCTTTCACCGCTGATGATCGCGAACTGTTCATCACCGCAAGTATCGGTATCAGCCTATTTCCAACCGATGGCGAAGACATCGACGAGTTGCATAGCCACGCCGACCTTGCCATGTATCAGGCCAAGGAGCACGGTCGCAATACCTACCGTTTCTTCGAGGCCGCCATGACTTCCGGCGTCAGCGACCGCCTGCGGCTCGAAAGTGCCCTGCGCGGCGCTCTGGCGCGCGATCAACTCTGGCTGGCCTATCAGCCGCAGATCGCGCTCGAAGATGAATCTCTGGTCGGGGTGGAAGCGCTGCTGCGCTGGCAGCATCCGGAGCTGGGTTCGGTCTCCCCCGGCGTGTTCATCCCCATTGCCGAGGAAACCGGGCTGATTCGTGAGATCGGCGACTGGGTGCTGGAGCAGGCAGCGCGCCAGCTCGCGGAATGGGATCGGGCCGGCATCAGGGTGCCGCGCCTTGCCGTCAATTTGTCCATGCCGCAGATCGAGACCCCGGATCTGGTGACCCAGGTCCAGGGGGTGCTTGAGCGCACTGGTGTCAGCGCCAACCGCATCGAACTGGAAGTGACCGAGTCCATGCTGATGCGCAACATCGATCAGGTGCGGGCAAACCTTGACGCGCTGCGCGAGATGGGTGTGTATCTGGCGATCGACGACTTCGGCTCAGGCTACTCCTCGCTGCGTTATCTCAAACGCCTGCCGATCCATCGGCTGAAAATCGACCGCAGCTTTGTCGAACACCTCACGCAGGATGCCAATGACGACGCCATTGTGCGCGCGGTGATCGCCCTAGGCCGCAGCCTTGGGCTCGCGGTGTTGGCGGAAGGGGTGGAAACCCGCGCCCAGGCGGACTTTCTCGCCTCCGAAGGCTGTCACGAGGTGCAGGGCTTTCTGTTCGGGCGACCCGTACCGCCGGAGGAAATTATCCAGCGCGAGCGCGCGTGAAGCCGAATCCCTGGTCTGGGTCTGAAAAGCCGGCGCCTGCGCTGGCCGCGCCCGCCACCGGGTCTGCGCGAGCGTGCGAACAGGTTGTCCATGAGCACTGATACGGCTTCTGCCTGTGGTCTGAGGGTTTCACAACTGCTGCGCTCGTCGCGCTTGCTCGGGCCGCTGATCCTGATTCCCGGGGCGGTGCTGGTTGCTGGCGCTGCTGTGCTGCTGCATTGGCTGGGTGGCCCGCCGAACATGGGATTGTGGCCGCTGGTGGCACTGGGCGCGCTTGCTGTTGCGCTGATCGCCGCCCTGGTGGCGGGGCAGCGGCTGTGCGGCCAGTTGCTGCGACCCCTTGCCAATCTCGAGGAATCCGTCGCGCGTGTGTGCCAGGGCGAGCCCGGCGCGAGCGAATCCCTGCGCCATGCTGGCGTGCTGGCGAAGATGGCAGACGACATCGGCAGTCTCAATGCCGAGCTGACCGACCTCTACGAGGACATGGACGCCCGGGTCGCACGCCAGACCACGCGGCTGGCGCAGAAAACCGCCTCGCTGAAAATCCTCTACGATGTCGCCGCCGGTATCACCACCGCCGACGGCCTTGAGGAGATGCTGCTGCGCTTTTTGCGCGTACTCAAGGAAATGGTCAACGGACGTGCCGCCACAGTGCGCCTGCTGATGCCGGACGGGCAGCAGCGCCTGGTCGGCTCCATCGGGCTGGATAACGACCTGGTTGCCTGTGCCGACAAACCGCCGGTCGATCTGTGCCTGTGCGGCACCGTGCTGGTGCCGGGCGAGATTCTGTGCGACCACGACGCCCACTATTGCTCGCGCATCTATGGCCGGCGCATGTTCGCCAGCGATGAGATCGAGGTGGTCACGGTGCCGCTGCAACATCACGACGAGCTCTTCGGCGCCTACACCATTTTTGTCGACCGCCCCGGGGTGTCGGTGCGCGAGGATATCCTCGAGCTGCTGCGTACCATCGGGCAACACATTGGGGTGGCTATCGCCAAGCATCGTTCGGACGCGGAAGCGCGCCGGCTGTCGATTGTCGAGGAGCGCAGCACACTGGCCCATGAGCTGCACGATTCCCTGGCCCAAACCCTGGCCAGCCTGCGGCTGAAGATGCGCATGCTTGAGGACGCGCTGGTGGACGTGGACCTGCCGCGCGACGCGCGCCTGGACCTCAATCGCATTCGCAACGGCATCGACGAGGCGCATAGCGAGCTGCGCGAGCTGCTCTCAAGCTTCCGCGCGCCTCTCGACCGGCGCGGCCTGCTGCCAGCGCTTGAGCATCTCGCCCAGCGGTTTCGCCAAGAGACCGGTATTTCAACCTTCTTTCAGGTCAGCTGTCGCGACCCCGAACTCTCGGCGGCCGAGGAACTGCACGTCGTGCGCATCGCCCAGGAATCGCTCAACAATATTCGCAAGCATGCCGATGCGCAGAATGTGCGCATGCTGCTGATGCGGGAGCCCGATGATTTCATCGCCCTGCTGATCGAAGACGACGGTGTCGGCTTTTCCGAGCCCGAGGAACACGATGGTTCGCCGGGCGAGCGCATTGGCCTGTCCATTCTTGAAGAACGCGCGCGGCGCATCGGCGGCGAGCTCGGCATCGAAACCGAGCCGGGGGAGGGCACCCGGGTGGAGCTGCGCTTCGCACCGGGCAAAGGCGCCATTGGCGAGAAAAGCGTGCAGCCAAGGCGGGCGGCCTGATGCGCGTGCTGCTAATCGACGATCATGCGCTGTTTCGGGTCGGCCTGCTCGAGCTGCTCGAACGCCGTGGCATCGAGGTGATCGACGCCGTGGGCGACTGGGAGGTCGGTCTGCGGCTGGCGCGCGACTGCGGACCCGATGTGGTGCTGCTCGACCTGCGCATGCCCGGCATGGGCGGTATTGATGTGCTCAAGCGCATGCGCGCCGAAGGCATCGACCGCCGCGTGGCCATGCTGACCACCAGCAACGATGAGCGCGACCTGATTGGCTCCCTGCAGGCCGGTGCCAATGGTTATCTGCTCAAGGACATCGAGCCGGACGAATTAGTCGCCGCATTGCGCGATATCCTGGCGGGCGAGACCGTGGTTGCGAAAGAATTGACCGGCGTGCTGGCACGTGCGGTCCGCGAGGAGAAGCGTCCGCCAGCGAAAGAGCCGCGGTTCTCTGACCTGACACCGCGCGAGATGGAGATTCTCTGCCAGCTCGCAGCCGGTCTGAGTAACAAGGCCATCGCCCGCGCGCTTGGCATCAGCGACGGCACCGTGAAACTGCATGTGAAGGCCATCCTGCGCAAGCTCGACGTGCGCTCGCGGGTCGAGGCGGCGGTCATCGCCGTGGAACGCGGCCTGTGCTCGGATCAGCCGCCAGCGAGAGAAGAGCAAACTGTCTCCTAGCGGGATCGACCCGATTGGATGCGATCGGATCTGACCTCATCTGAGCCGATCTGGCCTTACCTGTTTTGATTTAGCCTGATCCAATCTAATTTCGGCTGTATGCGAGTCCCGCGCCCCTGTCAGCCGGCCCCAACCCCGAAACGCTATACAAGTCGACGATGAAAAAATTTCTTGAGCTTATCCAACACTGCATGACCGACGTGAGCGAGATCATGCCCTGGGATCTCGAAGAGCGCCTCCAGGAAAATCCCGATCTGCTGATTCTCGACGTGCGCGAGCCCTATGAGTTCGACGCCATGCGCATTGCCGGCTCCATCAACGTGCCGCGCGGCATCCTTGAATCCGCCTGTGAATGGGACTATGAGGAAACCCTGCCCGAACTGGTCGAGGCACGCGAGCGCGAAGTCGTGGTGGTGTGCCGCTCAGGCAACCGCAGCATACTGGCGGCCCATTCCATGCAGGTGCTTGGTTACAGCAACGTCGTCTCCCTGCAGACCGGCCTGCGCGGCTGGAAGGACTACGAGCAGCCCTTGGTCAACGCGGCCGGCGAGGACATCGACCTCGACGACGCCGATGTCTATTTCACCCCCAGGCTCCGCCCCGATCAGCTAAAGCCCAAATCGGCAGGCTGATGCGCACTAACAGGGAATTTCCCTGAACTAGAGGGAAATTCGGCGCGTTTCGGTCTAGCTAAGATTCGTACGCGACCGGCACTTCAGTCGCGAACCGATTCGGCAAGACTATCCCGCTACAAATAGTCCAGGGCGGCCGCGTTGAAGGGTGCCGGGGTCAGCCCGAGCCGCGCGAAACCATCTTCGGCGCAGCAGTTGCCGGCGACTAGCATGCGCAGTTGATCGCGGGTGACGGGAAACCACTGGAAGCGTTCCAGCATGGCGGCCACGGGTGCGATCAGCATCACAGGCGCGGGCAGCATGGTTTTCTTTTTGCCGCTGGCTGCTGCGATGGTGGTGAGAATCTCCTTCCAGCTCACCGCATTCGGTCCGCACAGTGCATAGCTTTGCCCGATGGTTTCGGGTCGCGTCAGGGCGGTCGCGAAGGCGGCGGCGACGTCTCCAACCCAGACCGGCCCGAGCTGGAATTGCCCGGCCTTGAGCGGCAGCAGGCCGTCGTAAAAGAGTGGCGCCGGAACCGGGCTGTCGATCAGCTCGGCCTTGAGCTGACTGCAGAATTCCATACGCCCGTGCGGATTGCCGAAGATCACCGACGGACGGAAGATGCTCCACTCAAGCCCCGAGGCCTTGAGCGCCGCTTCGGCCTGCAGCTTGGTGCGTTGGTAGGCGGTTTCGCCTGCGTCAATGCCGTTGGCGCTCATCAGCAGGAAGCGCTGGACGCCTGAGGCCTTTGCCGCCGCGATGCTGCGCTCGACGCCCTGAAACTGCAGCAGCTCGAAGGTGATGCCCGCGGCTGGGTTCTCGCGCAGCAGGCCCACCAGATAGATCACCGCATCGCTGCCAGCAATGCAGGCGTTCAGGCTCTCGGGGTCTTCGAGCCGACCTTCGATGGGCGTGCATTGGGGATGGGGCGGCGCTTTGCCGCTACTGCCCGGGCGCACCAGCAGGCGAAGCTGGTGACCCTCCGTCAGCAGGCGCTCGACCAGCGCCTGGCCAACAAATCCGGTTCCACCGATGATGGCGATATTCATGATGACTGAGGCGCGTCGAGAAGGTGGCTAGAATAGAAGATATGGTCTGTTAGGCTGCCGTCTCAGCAGAGGCGTCTTCGGCCGGCGTTTCTTCAGTGGCGGGCTCGGCCGGTGGTTCCGGAGCTTTCTGCTTGGGTGCACTGACCAGGCCTTCGGCGAGGAGAATGGCGGATTTGTCGTCGCCGTTGACGGGGCGCTTGCGCGCATCCAGCACGGCGTAGCGCCCTGAGCGCTTCTGGTAGATGCGGTGTTCTTTGGTGCGTTTGATTTCTTTCATCTTGAGTGTGTTGCGCCTTAAGGTTTACTTGGGATCAGGTCAAGGTTTTCTTGGGATCAGATCGAGAAAATACAGCTGTACTTCGGTGTGAAACCGAAAAACCGGTTCGCTTTCGGGGAACGGGGGTTCAGTCACCGGAGATGGGGCGTTCCTCACGCGGTTCCACCTTGCGTTGCACATCCACCTGAACTTTGCCGAACAGGGCGGCAATGGCGCCGAGTGCCGTGAGAAAGGGCGCAATCAGCGTGAAGACACCACCCACGGCCACGCCAGCGGTGAGCGGAATGTCCATCAGCGGTGTGCCATCGGCCTTACGGACCACCAGGCGGCGGACGTTACCCTCCGCCACCGCGTTCTTAACGAAAGCGATCAGGTCACGGCCGGCGATGGTCACCCGCTCGGTAATGTTACGATTGGATTCGTCGTTTTGCATACAATCGCCCTATTGTGATCGGTTGGCCGTGCTTCCTAATGACTCATGGCCCTGGGCGGATAGGGTTCCGCCTTATCCTATCGGGGTCTGCTGGGGCCTGGTGGCCGGGGTATGTTGCGGCCCTGCGTTTGAAAACAGCTGCGGCGAACC
Above is a genomic segment from Thiorhodovibrio litoralis containing:
- a CDS encoding EAL domain-containing protein, with product MKQDDYKIPFKDDDADQAQAVREQALLALREGRFDLAEEVLTRGELKLETVVENLRIYHAELLIQNEELRRSESEREEALARFTTFFNSLPIAELIVDAQGLIMDANPEASRVFELKPTHLHQHFFVRLVDEKDRGRVIHAWSRLDADESVLLTGLRFRVEGDQPFIGDLHVARLSFERDSRRRFLCAVLDRTEEERSNRELGIAYEQLRDSEERYRVLAEFSPDWEYWSSAHGDFIYVSPACEQVTGFPADDFLDDHNLLERLIHHDDRPLWREHFSCERQQPPGGHQRLEFRLFDRSGKLHWIEHLCAPVSGEDGRDLGRRGVNRDITERKLAEDARARSDALLRATGRMARVGGWELDAASGQVTWTDSARELHQASDNFSPSLAQLIGFFHPEDRDSVHQAIKLGLRDGEPFALEARLTTAKGQALWVRIAGDPVERDGIITKLVGSLQDVTERVEAENALREHEQQYRALFESASEGMSLLVDGRFIKFNQAAVRMLGHPDDSALIGCRPWEISPPTQPDGESSVDKAKLLMDQAFETGGAQAYWDHMRADGSTIAVELNLSRIELQGKPALFAAWRDMTYERAAREREVRSQTVFEKTSEGIIFTDADLRILMVNPAFTAISGYSEDEVLGQKPNLLKSGRHDDAFYQAMWASINQTGSWRGEFWNRRKSGEIYPQQSTISAVHNDAGDLTGYIGVFGDMSSLRRSEEALYRLAHHDILTGLPNRALLSASMEQSLARARRSKKLLALLYLDLDLFKNVNETLGHPVGDRLLQQVAAAMQKAIGDSCLIARVGGDEFMVVAEDLTEPSIAGRLAARILNCFAEPFTADDRELFITASIGISLFPTDGEDIDELHSHADLAMYQAKEHGRNTYRFFEAAMTSGVSDRLRLESALRGALARDQLWLAYQPQIALEDESLVGVEALLRWQHPELGSVSPGVFIPIAEETGLIREIGDWVLEQAARQLAEWDRAGIRVPRLAVNLSMPQIETPDLVTQVQGVLERTGVSANRIELEVTESMLMRNIDQVRANLDALREMGVYLAIDDFGSGYSSLRYLKRLPIHRLKIDRSFVEHLTQDANDDAIVRAVIALGRSLGLAVLAEGVETRAQADFLASEGCHEVQGFLFGRPVPPEEIIQRERA
- a CDS encoding histidine kinase, whose product is MSTDTASACGLRVSQLLRSSRLLGPLILIPGAVLVAGAAVLLHWLGGPPNMGLWPLVALGALAVALIAALVAGQRLCGQLLRPLANLEESVARVCQGEPGASESLRHAGVLAKMADDIGSLNAELTDLYEDMDARVARQTTRLAQKTASLKILYDVAAGITTADGLEEMLLRFLRVLKEMVNGRAATVRLLMPDGQQRLVGSIGLDNDLVACADKPPVDLCLCGTVLVPGEILCDHDAHYCSRIYGRRMFASDEIEVVTVPLQHHDELFGAYTIFVDRPGVSVREDILELLRTIGQHIGVAIAKHRSDAEARRLSIVEERSTLAHELHDSLAQTLASLRLKMRMLEDALVDVDLPRDARLDLNRIRNGIDEAHSELRELLSSFRAPLDRRGLLPALEHLAQRFRQETGISTFFQVSCRDPELSAAEELHVVRIAQESLNNIRKHADAQNVRMLLMREPDDFIALLIEDDGVGFSEPEEHDGSPGERIGLSILEERARRIGGELGIETEPGEGTRVELRFAPGKGAIGEKSVQPRRAA
- a CDS encoding response regulator — its product is MRVLLIDDHALFRVGLLELLERRGIEVIDAVGDWEVGLRLARDCGPDVVLLDLRMPGMGGIDVLKRMRAEGIDRRVAMLTTSNDERDLIGSLQAGANGYLLKDIEPDELVAALRDILAGETVVAKELTGVLARAVREEKRPPAKEPRFSDLTPREMEILCQLAAGLSNKAIARALGISDGTVKLHVKAILRKLDVRSRVEAAVIAVERGLCSDQPPAREEQTVS
- a CDS encoding rhodanese-like domain-containing protein produces the protein MKKFLELIQHCMTDVSEIMPWDLEERLQENPDLLILDVREPYEFDAMRIAGSINVPRGILESACEWDYEETLPELVEAREREVVVVCRSGNRSILAAHSMQVLGYSNVVSLQTGLRGWKDYEQPLVNAAGEDIDLDDADVYFTPRLRPDQLKPKSAG
- a CDS encoding complex I NDUFA9 subunit family protein; the protein is MNIAIIGGTGFVGQALVERLLTEGHQLRLLVRPGSSGKAPPHPQCTPIEGRLEDPESLNACIAGSDAVIYLVGLLRENPAAGITFELLQFQGVERSIAAAKASGVQRFLLMSANGIDAGETAYQRTKLQAEAALKASGLEWSIFRPSVIFGNPHGRMEFCSQLKAELIDSPVPAPLFYDGLLPLKAGQFQLGPVWVGDVAAAFATALTRPETIGQSYALCGPNAVSWKEILTTIAAASGKKKTMLPAPVMLIAPVAAMLERFQWFPVTRDQLRMLVAGNCCAEDGFARLGLTPAPFNAAALDYL
- a CDS encoding DUF4342 domain-containing protein, producing the protein MQNDESNRNITERVTIAGRDLIAFVKNAVAEGNVRRLVVRKADGTPLMDIPLTAGVAVGGVFTLIAPFLTALGAIAALFGKVQVDVQRKVEPREERPISGD